In Candidatus Eisenbacteria bacterium, the following are encoded in one genomic region:
- the recO gene encoding DNA repair protein RecO, producing MPIERDEAIVLGRTRLGDSSLIVSLFTRRRGPVRVVAKAARRARSRFGGVLEPTNHVLAVYYRKESRDLQTLSQCDLVTAFSALRESLLRLAYAYAIIDGLAGLKREETPAEALFALALEAFARAENGPKEELEDMLWRFLLAALADAGFRPELERCLRCGKPAGPGPVLFDARAGGVVCGSHGEGGLILSPGTLERFRTLSRGGRPPAPTAPRETGEGREALRRFLREHGLGRDPFRALGLLTPGS from the coding sequence ATGCCGATCGAACGGGACGAAGCGATCGTGCTCGGCCGCACCCGGCTCGGCGACTCGAGCCTGATCGTTTCCCTCTTCACGCGCCGCCGCGGTCCGGTCCGGGTGGTCGCCAAGGCGGCCCGCCGCGCCCGGAGCCGCTTCGGCGGCGTGCTGGAACCGACCAATCATGTTCTCGCCGTGTACTATCGAAAGGAGAGCCGCGACCTCCAGACCCTCTCCCAGTGCGACCTGGTGACCGCCTTTTCCGCCCTCCGGGAGTCGCTCTTGCGGCTCGCATACGCCTATGCCATAATCGACGGACTCGCCGGGCTGAAGCGGGAAGAGACGCCCGCGGAAGCACTTTTCGCGCTTGCGCTGGAGGCGTTCGCCCGCGCGGAGAACGGCCCGAAGGAGGAGTTGGAGGACATGCTCTGGCGATTCCTTCTCGCCGCCCTCGCCGACGCCGGTTTCCGTCCCGAGCTGGAGAGGTGCCTCCGTTGCGGGAAGCCGGCCGGGCCGGGCCCGGTCCTCTTCGACGCTCGCGCGGGAGGGGTGGTCTGCGGGAGCCACGGCGAAGGAGGGCTGATCCTCTCGCCCGGCACGCTCGAACGTTTCCGGACGCTCTCCCGCGGCGGTCGCCCGCCCGCTCCCACGGCCCCACGGGAGACGGGGGAAGGGCGGGAAGCGCTTCGCCGGTTCCTCCGGGAGCACGGCTTGGGACGCGACCCCTTCCGAGCCCTCGGGCTTCTCACGCCCGGTTCGTAA